AGTTGCCGGTATGCTGCTTGAGCCCCGTGATGGAGTTGAAGACCGTGCTCTTGCCCGTGTTCGGATTTCCGGCCAGCGCCACCACGTAGTCGAAGCGGTCCATGTTGACGCCGAGCCTCACCAGGTTGCCGGCGTGGTGCTGGCACCCCGCGCACGCGCTGGGCGGACAGTCCTCGGTCGTGTTGCGGCTCTCGTTCATCTAGCCTCCAGTGCTCCCTTCCTCTGCGGCGGGCGCCACATTGGCGACGCCGATCATCTTCGCCTGTTCCTCGCGCAGCGCGACGATGGTGCCGCGGACGCGGTACGCGGACAGGCCGCCGGTCAGGCCGCGCCGTTCGTAGCCCACCCGGGTTCCAGGCACAATGCCCAGGTCCATGAGGCGGCGGCGCTCCAGACCGATGCACGCGGGACTCACCCGCACCACGTCCGCCACCTGTCCCGGCTCGAGAGCCGCGAGTGTCGCGGTTGCATCCGTCGCAACCTCGCCCTCGCCGGCGCGGCGAATGGAGATGTTGGCCGCCAGCATCGGCGCCAGCACCACCTTGCGACCGTCGGCGTCGAACACGACGCGCTGCTCGGTGCGCGAATCCATCCGCACCTGCATGCCCACGTAGATACCGAGCGCCATGATCTGCGCGAAGACCACCGTCGGCTCGTCCTCGAGATGCGTGACCACCGCGCGCTCTCCCGGCTCCAGCACCGTCAGCGGCGTCAGCGCATCGCCGACCACGGAACCGTCCGCGGCGGGAATGGGATCGCCGTGGGGGTCGAAACGCGGGTTGCCGAGGCGCTCGGCGAGCGCGTTGGCCTCGTCCTGGGTGAGCGTGTGCTCCTGCCTCTCGGCCCGCATGTGCCATTCGAGCGGATCGACGCCGGTTTCGTCGGCGAGGTAGCGCTCCCACAGCCGATGCGCGCGTACCACCTCGAGTGCGTAACGGCGGCCATCGTCGGTAAGGAGGATACGTCCGTCCACCACGCGTACCAGGCCTCGCTCCTGCATGCGTTCCACCAGCGTCACCGCGCGCGAGGCCGCGATCTCCAGCGCACCCGCCACACTGGTGAGCGTGCAGGTGTCCTCGCGCACCTCGTGGTTGTAGATATGCTTGAGCGCGTCCTCGAGGGCGACGCGCGAGGCCAGCCGCCGGCTGCGCCTTCCGCGCGCGAACAGGCCGCGCCCGGGCCAGAAGATGACGGCGGCGAGGGCACCGCCCAGGACGAACAGAACCAGATTGAGCAGAGGCGAACCCATCATGTTGATACCCTTATCTCGGCGGCGGCCTCTCGCCCGATTGAAAACTCTCCGTCGCCGACGCGCAACGTCAGCGACCCTCCGTACGGTTCCACGTGCAGCACCTCGACCCCCGTCCCCGGATACAGGCCGCGCTGGCCGAGGTAGCGCAGCAGGGCCGAGTCGCGGTCGTCGACTTCCAGCACCACTACGCGCGTGCGGGCGGGAACGTCGCACAGGCGGCGCGCCGCCACGCGCGCGATGGCGCCGTCTCGCGACGGGATGGGCGCGCCGTGCGGGTCGACGGTGGGGTCACCCAGCGCGGTGGCGATGCGGTCCTCGAGATCCTCGGAGATCACGTGCTCCAGCTTTTCGGCCTCGTCGTGCACCTGGTCCCACGGGACACCCAGTGCTTCCGCGAGATACTTCTCGATGAGACGGTGATGCCGCACCACCTCCACCGCCGCCACTTCTCCCACCGGTGTCAGTTGCACACCCTGATACGGTTCGTGCGTGACCAGGTTGAGCTCGGCCAGCTTCTTCACCATCGCGGTCACCGACGCGGGCGCAATGCCCATGCGTTCCGCGATCGACGAGGTGGACGCGCGCTCGGCGTGCTCGGCGATCTCGAAGATGGCCTTGAGGTAGTTCTCCATCGACTGGGTCAGCCGGGCGGTGGCGCTTGCTGCCGGGGTGCTTTTAGTCATAACTAAAAATAATTCTAGTGCAATACTCATTCCCGGACAAGCGGCTTTTCCACCATCATCGTAACAAATTGCTGTTATTAACCTTATGAAAGGGTGCGCTCTGCGCCCCGGCCCTCGGCGCCGTGCGTTCCGCGTACGGGGCCGGGTGGAGATTGCAGGAAACCACACCCACGCCGGATACGTCTTAAGGCAGAAGGTGGTGGCCGGGAAAGTGTCCGGGGACAATTCCCGGCCGCCACCAAACCCATGAACGCGCACAGCCCCCCCAGCTGGATCTCCCTGCTTGCCATCGCGGCGGCCATCGCGGCGGCCATTGCGGCGCCCTTGCGGGCCGGCGCACCGGCCGGCGGTGGCGCGGTGGACGCGTCGAGCGCGGCCTTCGCCCCCAACACCCAGCTCGATATTTCGGTGGCGCGCGCGGGACAGGCCTTCCACATCGACGGGCGTCTCGACGAGGCCATGTGGCAGTCCGCCACGCGTATCGGCAACTTCTGCGAGGTGGAACCGGGCGACAACACGCGCCCGCCGGTGGACACCGAGGCCTGGCTCGCCTACGACGCCGACAACCTGTATATCGGGTTCAAGTGCTACGACGACAACCCGGCCGCCATCCGCGCCTCGGTGACCGATCGCGACAACATGTTCGCGGACGACTGGGCCGGGCTGGTGATCGACACGTTCCACGACCAGCAGAACGGGTATTTCTTCGTCGTAAACCCGCGCGGCATCCAGGGAGACCTGTTCCGCTCGCGCAACAACGAGGACAGCAGCTACGACGCGGTGTGGTATTCGGGAGGCCAGTTGACGGACTTCGGCTGGACCGCCGAGATCTCGATTCCCTTCCGGAGCATCCGCTTTCCCGACAGCCCCAGCCAGGAGTGGGGGGTTCACTTTTTCCGAACGCGCCCGCGCGAGAGCCGCGCGCAGTACTCGTGGGCACCGATCTCCCGCGACGACAACTGCTTCTTCTGCCAGGCGGGCACCCTGAACGGCATGAGTGACATCAACGAGAGCCGCAACCTGGAGATACTCCCCTACGTGCTCGCCAGCCAGTCCGGAAACCTGGCCAGCCTCGACGATGCGTCTTTGAACTGGAGCAACGACCCCGGCGAGGGCGAGGCCGGCATCGGCGTCAAGTACGGCCTGACACCCAACCACACGCTCGACGTCACCTACAACCCGGATTTCAGCCAGATCGAGGCGGACGCCACCCAGATCGATGCCAACCAGACCTTCGCCCTGTTCTACGAGGAGAAGCGGCCCTTCTTCCTGGAGGGCGCGGACCGCTTCCGCTCCATGATCGACGTGGTCTACACGCG
This genomic interval from Candidatus Krumholzibacteriia bacterium contains the following:
- a CDS encoding metal-dependent transcriptional regulator — encoded protein: MTKSTPAASATARLTQSMENYLKAIFEIAEHAERASTSSIAERMGIAPASVTAMVKKLAELNLVTHEPYQGVQLTPVGEVAAVEVVRHHRLIEKYLAEALGVPWDQVHDEAEKLEHVISEDLEDRIATALGDPTVDPHGAPIPSRDGAIARVAARRLCDVPARTRVVVLEVDDRDSALLRYLGQRGLYPGTGVEVLHVEPYGGSLTLRVGDGEFSIGREAAAEIRVST
- a CDS encoding 50S ribosome-binding GTPase, yielding MNESRNTTEDCPPSACAGCQHHAGNLVRLGVNMDRFDYVVALAGNPNTGKSTVFNSITGLKQHTGN
- a CDS encoding metal-dependent transcriptional regulator; the protein is MMGSPLLNLVLFVLGGALAAVIFWPGRGLFARGRRSRRLASRVALEDALKHIYNHEVREDTCTLTSVAGALEIAASRAVTLVERMQERGLVRVVDGRILLTDDGRRYALEVVRAHRLWERYLADETGVDPLEWHMRAERQEHTLTQDEANALAERLGNPRFDPHGDPIPAADGSVVGDALTPLTVLEPGERAVVTHLEDEPTVVFAQIMALGIYVGMQVRMDSRTEQRVVFDADGRKVVLAPMLAANISIRRAGEGEVATDATATLAALEPGQVADVVRVSPACIGLERRRLMDLGIVPGTRVGYERRGLTGGLSAYRVRGTIVALREEQAKMIGVANVAPAAEEGSTGG